ATGTATTTCAGCGCCTCGTCCACGCTCATTTTCAGCTCAATGCAGTCGCTGGCCTTGAGCATGATGAAGTAGCCGCCGGTGGGGTTGGGCGTGGTGGGCACGTAAATGCTGAGGTACTCGCCTTGCAGGTAATTGGCCGCGTCGCCACCGGGCACGCCGGTCACAAAGGCAATGGTCCAGGCGCCTTCACGCGGCCACTGGATCAGCACGGCCTTGCGAAAAGCGTTGCCGCTTTCCGAAAACAGCGTGTCCGAGACCTGCTTCACACCCGAGTAGATCGAGCGCACGATGGGGATGCGGTGCAGCAGGTTGTCCCACCAGCCGACCAGTTTGCGGCCCACAAAGTTGCTGGCCACGGCGCCCACCAACAGCAGCGAACCCAAAGCCAGCAGCACGCCAAAGCCGGGTATGTGAAAACCCAGCAGTTTGTCGGGCTGCCAACTGTCGGGCAGGATCAGCAGGGTCTGGTCCAGAAAATTCAGCACCCATTGCAGCACCAGCAGGGTGATGGTCAGCGGCACGATGACCAACAGGCCCGACAGCAGCCATTTGCGGATAGAAGCCATCATGGATGT
This sequence is a window from Rhodoferax sp. WC2427. Protein-coding genes within it:
- a CDS encoding DUF502 domain-containing protein; this encodes MASIRKWLLSGLLVIVPLTITLLVLQWVLNFLDQTLLILPDSWQPDKLLGFHIPGFGVLLALGSLLLVGAVASNFVGRKLVGWWDNLLHRIPIVRSIYSGVKQVSDTLFSESGNAFRKAVLIQWPREGAWTIAFVTGVPGGDAANYLQGEYLSIYVPTTPNPTGGYFIMLKASDCIELKMSVDEALKYIVSMGVVVPHGVAPSAPKPVNPIQSS